One Candidatus Paceibacterota bacterium DNA segment encodes these proteins:
- the mraZ gene encoding division/cell wall cluster transcriptional repressor MraZ, with product MLIGEYQHTIDAKKRLAIPSKFRRELGERAVVTRGVDACLFVFPIQQWEALAERIANLPVTQGDSRSFARLMLSGATEVEFDSLGRVLLPDHLKSYAGLNRSVVVAGLYKRLEIWDADAWERTKQQLEKNSDRIAEKLGELGGI from the coding sequence ATGCTTATTGGTGAATACCAACACACGATTGATGCCAAGAAGCGTCTTGCGATTCCTTCAAAATTCCGCCGTGAACTCGGAGAGCGCGCCGTCGTCACTCGTGGCGTTGATGCATGTCTCTTCGTTTTTCCCATTCAGCAATGGGAAGCTCTCGCGGAACGCATTGCAAACCTACCCGTGACACAAGGGGATAGTCGATCGTTCGCGCGATTGATGCTCTCCGGTGCCACCGAAGTGGAGTTTGATTCCCTCGGTCGCGTTCTCCTTCCTGATCACTTAAAAAGCTATGCAGGACTGAATCGTTCAGTTGTCGTTGCTGGGCTCTATAAGCGATTGGAAATTTGGGACGCTGATGCGTGGGAGCGCACCAAGCAGCAGCTTGAGAAGAACTCTGATCGCATTGCAGAAAAGCTTGGTGAATTGGGGGGTATCTAA
- the rsmH gene encoding 16S rRNA (cytosine(1402)-N(4))-methyltransferase RsmH gives MTEHVHTPVLLEEVITHLNLNPEKRFIDATLDGAGHTAAVLERYPGIRILGIELDPVQVAQLPERRPEVARQIIVVNDSYANLAQLVADHAFPPDAILMDLGLSSWHYEVSGRGFSFMRDEPLDMRFQPETNPTTAAVLLNTAPVDELERILATYGQEQFADAIAYAVVRARSATPIRTTFDLVRVIESAVPAWYRHRKLHCATKTFQALRVAINDELSSVANGVRAAIDVLNPGGRLAVISFQGMEDRIVREAFKAAVAGGRGSWVTRATLRPAWEEVKRNPRARSAKLKLFQKAE, from the coding sequence ATGACGGAGCACGTACATACGCCAGTTCTTTTAGAAGAAGTTATCACGCACCTCAATCTGAATCCTGAAAAGCGATTCATTGATGCGACCCTTGATGGCGCAGGCCACACCGCTGCGGTGTTGGAACGCTACCCAGGCATTCGCATTTTGGGCATTGAGCTTGATCCGGTGCAAGTTGCACAGTTGCCGGAACGCCGCCCAGAGGTTGCTCGACAGATCATCGTGGTGAACGACAGCTACGCGAACCTTGCGCAGCTTGTTGCTGATCATGCCTTTCCGCCCGATGCAATTCTTATGGATCTCGGCCTTTCTTCGTGGCACTACGAAGTGAGTGGCAGGGGATTCTCATTTATGCGTGATGAGCCGCTTGATATGCGCTTTCAGCCCGAGACAAATCCTACGACGGCTGCGGTTCTTTTGAACACCGCACCCGTTGATGAGCTAGAGCGCATACTGGCGACGTATGGCCAGGAACAGTTTGCAGACGCAATCGCATACGCAGTGGTTCGTGCCAGGTCGGCGACGCCCATTCGGACGACGTTTGACCTGGTGCGGGTCATTGAAAGCGCAGTTCCCGCGTGGTACCGGCATCGCAAGTTGCACTGTGCCACCAAAACATTTCAAGCACTCCGTGTCGCCATCAATGACGAGCTGTCATCGGTTGCGAACGGTGTTCGAGCTGCAATCGATGTTTTGAATCCCGGCGGACGATTAGCGGTAATCTCCTTCCAAGGCATGGAGGACCGCATTGTCAGAGAGGCATTCAAGGCAGCGGTTGCAGGAGGAAGAGGTTCGTGGGTGACGCGAGCGACCCTTCGACCCGCATGGGAAGAAGTAAAGCGAAATCCTCGAGCGCGGAGTGCGAAGTTAAAGTTGTTTCAGAAAGCAGAGTAG
- a CDS encoding penicillin-binding protein 2 has product MKRVLHEHMRVVLLTAAFLAAFALAGYRLVVLAGVRHETYAQQARAQSERATTLVARGSIFFQDAGGIRPIAAVNRRFPFVVVRTSSVDPELRDGIADALATVTGASKDSLIALLDREGKERTLPYRLTEEQARAVTDLELPGIGIAYALDREYPSGTLAADVLGFVGYSDRGRSGQYGIESRFEHMLSGSLSRRSFFAATNPVSIIKSLIGGESARAEQSDQPRDIVLTLDHAIQAYVENALDAVVTKWKAAGGSAIVQDPRTGRILAMVDRPTFNPNEYRTSKTEAFLNSSVQSIFEPGSTFKPFTMAAGLDTNVLTPQTTYYDTGSVEVADRVIKNSTQRPSGTRTMTQVLELSLNTGTVFAAKLIGTEKFREYMVNLGFGQPTGIDLPGEVSGDISNLYSGREINTMTASFGQGIAVTPLQLVNAFSSIANGGRLMRPLIVDRVITGTKEDVIEPEVVSIPFSERTASRLQTMLTSVVDNGYDAGGRISGYDIAGKTGTAQIAGPDGKYLDGIFIHTFVGFAPSYDARYTVLLKLDRPQGVTFASNSLVPTFKDIMQFLLTYGSVPPSRR; this is encoded by the coding sequence ATGAAGCGCGTTTTACATGAGCACATGCGGGTTGTTCTCTTAACGGCGGCATTTCTTGCCGCCTTTGCGCTTGCGGGGTATCGCCTTGTCGTGCTTGCTGGTGTTCGTCACGAAACATATGCGCAGCAAGCTCGCGCGCAATCAGAGCGAGCCACTACGCTCGTTGCGAGAGGTAGCATCTTTTTCCAAGACGCTGGCGGCATCCGTCCAATTGCGGCGGTTAATCGTCGATTTCCTTTTGTGGTAGTGCGCACAAGCAGTGTTGATCCCGAATTGCGCGATGGCATTGCTGACGCGCTCGCAACGGTGACGGGCGCCAGTAAAGATTCTCTCATCGCGCTTTTAGATCGCGAAGGGAAAGAGCGCACCTTGCCGTATCGCCTCACTGAAGAACAGGCGCGCGCAGTCACTGATCTTGAGCTCCCTGGTATTGGTATCGCATACGCACTTGATCGCGAGTACCCAAGCGGCACACTTGCTGCTGATGTGCTTGGCTTTGTCGGCTACAGTGACCGAGGTCGCTCTGGGCAGTATGGTATTGAATCTCGATTTGAACACATGCTCTCCGGCTCTCTCTCACGACGGAGCTTCTTTGCCGCGACGAATCCGGTGAGTATTATAAAATCTCTCATAGGAGGGGAAAGTGCCCGCGCCGAGCAGTCAGATCAACCCCGTGATATTGTGCTCACGCTCGATCATGCGATCCAGGCATATGTTGAAAATGCGCTTGATGCCGTAGTTACCAAATGGAAGGCGGCGGGAGGCTCAGCTATTGTGCAAGATCCACGCACGGGGCGTATTCTCGCAATGGTAGATCGTCCGACGTTTAATCCGAACGAATATCGCACGAGTAAAACGGAGGCATTTTTAAATAGTTCCGTGCAGAGCATTTTTGAGCCAGGTTCTACGTTCAAGCCGTTTACGATGGCTGCTGGTCTTGATACGAACGTCCTTACGCCTCAGACGACGTACTATGATACGGGATCGGTCGAAGTGGCGGATCGTGTTATTAAGAATTCAACGCAACGGCCGTCGGGGACGCGGACAATGACGCAGGTTTTGGAGCTTTCGTTGAATACGGGAACGGTTTTTGCGGCGAAACTGATCGGCACGGAGAAGTTTCGTGAATACATGGTCAATCTCGGCTTCGGCCAACCGACGGGCATTGATCTTCCTGGTGAAGTGAGTGGCGATATCTCAAACCTCTATTCAGGGCGCGAGATTAACACCATGACAGCTTCATTCGGGCAAGGCATTGCCGTTACTCCACTGCAGCTTGTGAACGCGTTTAGCTCCATTGCAAATGGTGGAAGACTCATGCGCCCACTCATTGTGGATCGCGTGATAACAGGGACGAAAGAAGATGTGATAGAGCCAGAGGTGGTCTCGATTCCGTTCTCTGAACGTACCGCGAGTCGCTTACAGACTATGCTCACAAGTGTTGTCGATAATGGTTATGACGCGGGCGGGCGCATTAGCGGATATGATATCGCGGGAAAGACGGGTACGGCGCAGATTGCAGGACCCGACGGGAAATATCTCGATGGCATCTTCATACACACCTTCGTAGGATTTGCGCCTTCGTATGATGCGCGCTATACCGTATTACTCAAACTCGATAGGCCGCAGGGCGTTACCTTTGCATCAAATAGCCTCGTGCCAACATTTAAAGACATTATGCAATTTTTGCTGACCTATGGTAGTGTACCACCATCGCGACGATAG
- the murF gene encoding UDP-N-acetylmuramoyl-tripeptide--D-alanyl-D-alanine ligase: MSYKRLTLEMILKALARVLVWRYKPLIIGVTGNVGKTSTKEAIATVVRTRMTVRASSGNLNNDIGLPLSILGDWGEVYYHEGPSFSFWARVIGVALRDCVVRNSAYPRALVLEYSADRPKDIARLVHLFKPHISVVTAVGDIPVHVEFFRSPDAVAREKSALVHALLPSDYAVLNADDARVLDMRLVTKARVRTFGSQQTASASFSHEAPWVEDGVVRGMVCKLHYDGGFVPVRVPGVLGRTTCYAVSAAAAVGHILHVNALAMSEAFSAYRPPAGRLRILSGIKHTTIIDDTYNAAPAATRMALETLRDMPAQRKVAVLGDMLELGSFTIEAHEAIGQMVPAIAQRLVCVGERAALIGRTAEQQMPQGAVQYAHTADEAKRMVQDLLEEGDLVLVKGSQGMRMEKVVEEIMAEPQLARELLVRQYGHWLAS; encoded by the coding sequence ATGTCTTATAAACGACTTACTCTTGAAATGATCCTCAAGGCGCTCGCACGAGTGCTCGTGTGGCGCTATAAGCCCCTCATCATCGGTGTTACGGGCAACGTGGGAAAGACGTCAACAAAAGAAGCAATCGCTACCGTGGTGCGTACGCGCATGACGGTACGAGCGAGCTCTGGAAATCTCAATAATGATATTGGCTTGCCCCTTTCTATCCTAGGCGATTGGGGAGAGGTGTACTATCACGAAGGCCCTTCATTTTCTTTCTGGGCGCGCGTCATAGGCGTCGCACTTCGTGATTGTGTTGTGCGCAATTCAGCATATCCGCGGGCATTGGTGCTCGAATATAGCGCAGACCGTCCAAAAGATATCGCTCGGCTTGTTCATCTCTTTAAGCCGCACATTTCAGTGGTGACCGCGGTTGGAGATATCCCTGTACACGTGGAATTCTTCCGCTCACCCGATGCTGTGGCACGAGAAAAGAGCGCTTTAGTGCACGCGCTGCTGCCTTCAGATTACGCCGTCCTCAACGCGGATGACGCACGTGTACTCGATATGCGCCTTGTTACTAAGGCACGTGTCCGTACATTTGGATCGCAACAAACCGCATCAGCTTCATTTTCCCACGAAGCTCCGTGGGTTGAAGATGGCGTAGTCCGTGGCATGGTATGCAAGCTGCACTACGACGGTGGTTTTGTGCCCGTACGTGTACCAGGAGTTTTGGGGCGCACCACATGCTATGCTGTTTCGGCGGCCGCTGCTGTCGGGCACATTCTCCACGTGAACGCGCTTGCTATGAGCGAGGCTTTCTCCGCATACCGCCCCCCTGCGGGACGATTGCGCATTCTATCGGGCATTAAGCACACTACCATTATTGATGATACATATAATGCCGCTCCGGCGGCGACGCGTATGGCACTTGAGACCTTGCGCGATATGCCCGCGCAACGAAAGGTGGCTGTGCTTGGCGATATGCTTGAGCTGGGAAGCTTCACAATCGAAGCGCACGAAGCGATCGGACAGATGGTTCCTGCCATTGCGCAGCGCTTAGTTTGTGTTGGTGAGCGCGCAGCGCTTATAGGGCGCACCGCCGAGCAACAGATGCCACAGGGTGCTGTGCAGTATGCGCATACCGCAGATGAGGCAAAGCGCATGGTGCAAGATCTTCTTGAAGAGGGGGATCTGGTTCTTGTGAAAGGCTCGCAAGGAATGCGCATGGAGAAAGTGGTGGAAGAAATCATGGCAGAGCCTCAATTGGCACGGGAGTTGCTCGTGCGCCAATATGGCCACTGGCTTGCCTCATAG
- the rplU gene encoding 50S ribosomal protein L21: MTFAVIQTGGKQYKVAVGDILDIEKLDAAEGSEVTFSEVLLTADDKDISVGQPLVAKAKVTAQILEQGKGEKKIVFRFKAKTRYRKKKGHRQPFTKVKITNISA; this comes from the coding sequence ATGACATTTGCTGTTATTCAGACGGGCGGCAAGCAATATAAAGTCGCTGTGGGCGACATTCTTGACATTGAAAAGCTTGATGCCGCCGAAGGTTCAGAAGTTACTTTCTCAGAGGTGCTTCTCACGGCCGATGACAAAGATATTTCCGTAGGCCAGCCCCTCGTCGCAAAAGCAAAGGTAACCGCGCAAATCCTTGAGCAGGGTAAAGGAGAGAAGAAAATCGTTTTCCGCTTCAAGGCGAAGACTCGTTACCGCAAAAAGAAGGGCCACCGTCAGCCGTTTACGAAAGTAAAAATCACCAACATCTCCGCATAA
- the recR gene encoding recombination mediator RecR → MNEHIIALSRMLQKLPGVGPRQALRFVLALMNHDERDLALLGDAIARLKTAVQTCKTCFNISDGDACRVCEDAKRDPYTILVLEKVTDLESIERTGLYRGRYHVLGGSIHPADGITADNLRIHELVQRVGSLAHPDRPVEVILATNAHAPGETTALYIESLLRPLEHVRITKLARGLSSGTHVEYADEMTLKNALDFRK, encoded by the coding sequence ATGAACGAACACATCATCGCGCTCTCGCGCATGTTACAGAAGCTCCCCGGGGTTGGCCCGCGCCAAGCACTGCGTTTTGTGTTGGCACTCATGAACCACGATGAGCGCGATCTTGCTCTGCTGGGCGACGCCATTGCTCGCCTGAAAACCGCAGTACAAACATGCAAGACTTGCTTCAACATCTCTGACGGCGATGCGTGTAGGGTATGCGAGGATGCAAAACGAGACCCCTACACTATTTTGGTGCTTGAGAAAGTAACGGACCTTGAGTCCATTGAGCGCACCGGACTGTACCGTGGTCGGTACCACGTGCTTGGCGGCTCCATCCACCCCGCAGACGGCATTACTGCCGATAACCTACGCATTCACGAGCTCGTACAGCGGGTAGGTTCGTTAGCACACCCGGACCGCCCCGTAGAAGTTATATTAGCGACTAATGCCCACGCCCCGGGCGAAACCACTGCTTTGTATATTGAAAGCCTACTGCGCCCCTTAGAGCACGTACGCATCACGAAACTTGCTCGCGGCCTTTCATCTGGAACACACGTGGAGTATGCAGACGAGATGACGCTCAAAAACGCCCTCGATTTCAGAAAATAA
- the dnaB gene encoding replicative DNA helicase — protein MAGNGLQTPTQTPPHSTDAEKTLLGALLIDREAINRVVDFLRPEDFYHRNHQHVYEAVLSLFEKRDAIDVLSVSNVLAERGVLADIGGVGFLTSLAGAVPSAAHAATYGRIVQKKRTLRSLIDVAHEIVGMGYREDEDTETLLDEAERKLFAISEKTRPQNFTALASSLDAAMERISTQDTGELRGLATRHTKLDEMLGGFQRSDLIILAARPSVGKTAFSIDIAGRLASNGIPVAIFSLEMSTDQVVDRFIASKSGVSLWKLRTGRLSHEGVDNDFLRITTAISELKNTPVFIDDSASMNVLQMRAVARRLHAEHGLGAVVIDYLQLMAGRKDYDSAVQQVTEISRGLKGLAKELNIPVIALSQLSRAIESRDGHRPKLSDLRDSGSIEQDADVVMFIHRDDKVNFAKAQQENKLNMAQLIIAKHRNGPTGDIDFYIDPDSLQFYEVDRQHNYDGPATF, from the coding sequence ATGGCAGGCAACGGACTACAGACTCCCACGCAGACTCCTCCGCACAGCACTGATGCCGAGAAAACACTCTTAGGGGCGCTCCTTATTGATCGCGAAGCAATAAACCGTGTTGTTGACTTCCTCCGCCCTGAAGATTTTTATCACCGCAATCATCAGCACGTATATGAGGCGGTGCTTTCGCTTTTTGAAAAGCGTGACGCCATCGACGTCTTGAGCGTTTCAAATGTGCTCGCTGAACGCGGCGTGCTCGCCGATATCGGCGGAGTTGGCTTTCTCACGTCGCTCGCCGGCGCAGTGCCTTCTGCCGCTCACGCTGCAACCTACGGCCGCATTGTTCAAAAGAAGCGCACGTTGCGCAGCCTCATTGACGTCGCCCACGAGATCGTCGGTATGGGATATCGTGAAGATGAAGATACGGAAACGCTCCTCGATGAAGCGGAACGCAAACTCTTTGCCATATCTGAGAAAACGCGCCCCCAGAACTTTACTGCCCTCGCGAGCAGTTTGGATGCTGCCATGGAACGCATTAGCACGCAGGATACTGGTGAGCTACGCGGCCTTGCCACACGACACACAAAACTTGATGAAATGTTGGGCGGGTTCCAGCGCTCTGATTTGATTATTCTCGCCGCGCGTCCCTCGGTGGGTAAAACAGCATTTTCGATTGATATCGCAGGGCGCCTCGCATCAAACGGCATTCCAGTCGCCATCTTTAGTTTGGAAATGTCTACCGATCAGGTGGTAGATCGTTTTATTGCATCAAAGTCTGGCGTGTCCCTCTGGAAGCTACGCACGGGCCGCCTCTCTCATGAAGGCGTTGATAACGACTTCCTCCGTATTACCACAGCAATCAGTGAGCTAAAAAATACACCGGTCTTTATTGATGACTCGGCGAGCATGAACGTGCTACAAATGCGCGCCGTTGCGCGCCGCCTCCATGCTGAGCATGGCCTTGGCGCGGTGGTTATTGATTACCTTCAGCTCATGGCAGGACGCAAAGACTACGACAGCGCCGTACAGCAAGTCACTGAGATCTCCCGAGGCCTCAAGGGACTTGCAAAAGAGCTCAACATCCCCGTTATTGCGCTATCCCAGCTTTCCCGCGCAATTGAAAGCCGTGATGGTCATCGTCCGAAGCTTTCTGACCTTCGTGATTCCGGCTCCATCGAACAAGATGCGGACGTTGTTATGTTCATCCATCGCGACGACAAGGTAAACTTTGCGAAAGCACAGCAAGAAAATAAGCTCAACATGGCGCAGCTCATTATTGCGAAGCACCGCAACGGACCAACCGGCGACATTGATTTCTATATTGATCCAGATAGTTTACAATTCTACGAAGTAGACCGTCAGCATAACTATGACGGGCCCGCGACGTTCTAG
- the cysS gene encoding cysteine--tRNA ligase encodes MVNAYNTRTKQVEHLAAPGEAIRMFVCGPTVYDYIHIGNARTFVVFDVVARALRAQNIHVTYIQNITDIDNKIIERAHAEKKAAEDVARMYTDAFLSDTRALGITSPTAYVRATDVITAIIQQIQTLITKRYAYAVPARKAEGHAALDPTGLSDVYFDVRAYEADFPHAYGSLSGQTDAKTLLEGARGALEENKRSARDFVLWKAKNYAYEPSWDSPWGNGRPGWHIEDTAISETYFGPQYDLHGGAQDLIFPHHEAEIAQQQAASGKTPFVRHWMHAGFLHMGDEKMSKSLGNIVSLRALLEKYSPQAIRLFLLGAHYRSPLTFSYEALDASEAAVARMQECLDRLVAQEEDTPHAHAHDASIAHTLAQHHEAALSALNNDFDTPAVIATLFESIRAINTALDQRTIDMHSAQKVFQLFDFFDAVLGVIPRPSAPIPEDIRELAEQRQEAKRAKAFTLADELRTTILQKGYSVDDTPTGYRIKRK; translated from the coding sequence ATGGTGAACGCATACAACACGCGCACAAAACAAGTTGAACACCTCGCCGCTCCCGGCGAAGCAATTCGCATGTTTGTATGCGGTCCCACGGTCTACGATTACATCCATATCGGCAACGCACGAACCTTTGTTGTTTTCGATGTTGTTGCTCGCGCCCTACGCGCACAAAATATTCATGTAACGTATATCCAGAACATTACCGACATTGATAATAAGATCATTGAGCGCGCACACGCTGAGAAAAAAGCAGCGGAGGATGTGGCGCGCATGTATACCGACGCATTTCTTTCCGATACGCGCGCGCTTGGCATCACCAGCCCAACGGCATATGTGCGCGCCACTGACGTCATCACAGCTATCATTCAGCAAATCCAAACTCTCATTACGAAGCGATATGCATATGCGGTTCCTGCACGGAAAGCGGAGGGCCACGCCGCTCTTGATCCTACAGGCCTCTCTGATGTGTATTTTGACGTCCGCGCATATGAGGCCGACTTCCCCCATGCCTATGGTTCGCTATCTGGGCAAACAGACGCGAAGACACTGTTAGAAGGTGCACGAGGAGCACTTGAAGAGAACAAGCGAAGTGCACGAGATTTTGTGCTCTGGAAAGCGAAAAATTACGCCTACGAGCCTTCGTGGGATTCACCATGGGGTAACGGCCGCCCTGGGTGGCACATAGAAGATACAGCAATCAGTGAAACTTATTTCGGACCCCAATATGACTTGCACGGTGGAGCTCAGGACCTCATTTTCCCCCACCATGAGGCAGAAATAGCCCAGCAGCAAGCCGCGTCAGGAAAAACCCCCTTCGTGCGCCATTGGATGCATGCAGGTTTCTTGCACATGGGAGATGAAAAGATGTCCAAGTCTCTCGGAAATATCGTTTCTCTTCGAGCATTATTAGAAAAGTATTCCCCACAAGCCATCCGTCTCTTTCTTCTCGGTGCGCACTATCGCTCCCCGCTTACTTTTTCTTACGAGGCGCTTGATGCAAGTGAGGCCGCCGTGGCTCGTATGCAAGAATGCCTTGACCGCTTAGTGGCACAAGAAGAGGATACGCCCCACGCGCACGCTCACGACGCCTCAATTGCCCACACGCTTGCGCAGCACCATGAAGCAGCGCTCTCGGCATTGAATAATGATTTTGACACACCTGCAGTTATCGCAACACTTTTTGAAAGCATCCGCGCAATTAACACTGCGCTAGATCAGAGAACTATCGACATGCACTCCGCGCAAAAAGTATTTCAACTCTTTGATTTCTTTGATGCAGTGCTCGGTGTCATCCCACGTCCAAGCGCTCCTATCCCTGAAGACATCCGGGAGCTTGCGGAACAGCGACAAGAGGCAAAGCGCGCTAAGGCATTCACGCTCGCCGACGAACTCCGCACCACAATCCTACAAAAAGGATACTCTGTAGACGACACGCCGACTGGTTATCGTATAAAACGAAAATAA
- a CDS encoding divalent metal cation transporter: MAFFRSIRSFWKALGPGLITGASDNDPSGIASYSIAGARTGFGLLWTLPFIIPFMVAIQEMSARIGALSACGLTGNIKRHYPTWILATVSGGIIGANVLNIGADIAGMTSAAQLLFPGLPTMLTATAFTLAIVGMIIWLRYATIVAIFKWLALSLLAYVGAFAIVRGDAYDMLVHTLLPALAWDRETVLVFFAILGTTISPYLYFWQSSEEAEEVREKNTRIRVCKFRPLSDNRLSIIELDTAIGMSFSNIVAYFIVALTGATLYSAGVRDVDSVAQIAEALRPLAGEYAYILFTLGLISSGFLAIPVLAGSAAYVLAEIFGWERSLDKPFSRARAFYIVLALSAFIGLIVPLGGISPVQALFYTAVLHAIVSPPLILLITHMASNKAIVGDHVSSPTIRGLALGTAWVMTITGILLIIPGIW; this comes from the coding sequence GTGGCATTTTTTCGCTCTATTCGATCATTTTGGAAAGCTCTCGGTCCAGGACTCATCACGGGAGCGTCGGACAACGATCCATCTGGGATCGCTTCGTATTCTATAGCAGGCGCACGAACAGGATTTGGCCTTTTATGGACACTCCCATTTATTATCCCTTTTATGGTTGCCATTCAGGAGATGAGTGCGCGCATTGGCGCGCTCTCTGCCTGTGGTTTAACGGGGAATATTAAGCGCCACTATCCCACATGGATTCTTGCTACTGTTTCTGGTGGTATTATCGGCGCCAATGTGCTCAACATTGGCGCCGATATCGCCGGCATGACAAGCGCGGCACAACTTCTCTTTCCTGGCTTGCCAACAATGCTCACCGCGACAGCTTTTACGCTGGCTATTGTCGGGATGATTATATGGCTCCGGTATGCTACTATTGTTGCCATTTTTAAATGGCTTGCGCTTTCGTTGCTCGCATACGTTGGAGCATTTGCCATTGTGCGTGGTGACGCCTATGACATGCTCGTTCACACGCTTCTCCCTGCGCTTGCGTGGGATCGCGAAACTGTACTTGTATTCTTTGCCATTCTTGGAACCACCATTTCCCCATATCTCTACTTCTGGCAATCAAGTGAGGAGGCAGAAGAGGTGCGTGAAAAAAATACACGAATTCGCGTATGTAAGTTCCGCCCACTTTCAGATAATCGCTTGAGTATTATTGAGCTCGACACCGCAATCGGTATGTCGTTTTCAAATATTGTTGCTTATTTTATCGTCGCCCTCACCGGAGCGACGCTCTACAGCGCGGGCGTACGTGATGTGGACAGTGTCGCACAAATCGCTGAGGCCTTGCGGCCTCTCGCAGGAGAATACGCGTATATTTTATTTACCCTCGGCCTTATCAGCTCAGGATTTCTTGCCATCCCCGTCCTCGCAGGATCAGCGGCATACGTGCTCGCGGAAATTTTTGGCTGGGAGCGCAGTCTTGATAAACCATTCTCTCGAGCCCGTGCGTTTTATATAGTACTTGCTCTTTCGGCATTCATCGGGCTTATTGTACCGCTCGGCGGCATTTCGCCCGTACAGGCACTTTTTTACACCGCCGTGCTTCACGCGATTGTCTCTCCACCGCTCATTCTCCTCATCACCCATATGGCGAGTAATAAGGCAATCGTTGGCGACCACGTGAGTAGTCCAACCATTCGCGGTCTCGCGCTTGGCACTGCGTGGGTCATGACAATCACTGGTATTTTGCTTATCATACCTGGTATATGGTGA
- a CDS encoding thioredoxin family protein has product MTHTPFYERGLSPGGIIAILAGIIVAGSALYVSYGMPDRTTREAGEPAIPTPTSMRPETSALAQAEAPRMAQKSALTQAQPVAFTGTKLAGSQAPLLDFSVADYAAARESGRMIVLFFYANWCPICKAEMPKIEQAFNQLTSDQIVGFRVNYNDSDTDDVEKGLAREFGIAYQHTKVFVKDGAVILKSGESWDSARYVQEITKALQ; this is encoded by the coding sequence ATGACGCACACTCCATTTTACGAGAGAGGCTTATCGCCGGGAGGCATTATTGCGATACTCGCCGGTATCATTGTTGCTGGAAGTGCGCTTTACGTAAGTTATGGCATGCCTGATCGTACAACTCGTGAAGCTGGCGAACCTGCAATTCCCACGCCGACATCAATGCGACCAGAAACATCAGCCCTTGCGCAGGCAGAAGCGCCCCGTATGGCTCAAAAGAGCGCGCTCACGCAGGCACAGCCAGTCGCCTTTACTGGGACAAAGCTTGCGGGCTCACAGGCACCGCTGCTTGATTTTTCAGTAGCAGACTACGCGGCGGCTCGCGAATCGGGGAGGATGATAGTGTTATTCTTCTATGCTAATTGGTGCCCGATCTGTAAGGCGGAGATGCCAAAGATTGAGCAGGCGTTTAATCAGTTAACCTCAGATCAAATTGTCGGATTCCGGGTCAATTATAACGACTCCGACACTGACGATGTGGAAAAGGGTTTGGCACGCGAGTTTGGAATTGCATACCAACACACGAAAGTGTTTGTGAAAGACGGCGCGGTCATTCTGAAATCTGGAGAATCGTGGGACTCGGCCCGCTATGTGCAGGAAATAACAAAGGCACTCCAATAA